From Phaenicophaeus curvirostris isolate KB17595 chromosome 2, BPBGC_Pcur_1.0, whole genome shotgun sequence:
TCTTGGTAAGGCGAGTTGTTTGCATCATTTCTGGTGCTGTTAAAAGTTACCCTTTGAGGATTTCACTTCACGTAGTGtccctttgtttctttctgattgAAAGTTTTGTTTTTTCGAAGGGATCCCTGCTTTGGTGCTGCCAGACCAGGGAGATCTTTAAATACACTCCAGCAGAGGTCACGCAGAACTGTCAAAGTTAgactggaggagggaagaagatGTCCTTGAATGGACCGCAGAAGACAATTAATAACCCGGTAACTCCTCTGTCATTTAACACCTTCTTTCTGGGGAAATGGGACTTTGCTGTTTTATGTCTATAGTTAGTGCTTGTGCTATTTTCCATGGCGAGGGGCATTAGTGAGAACTCTTGACATTGCTCACCGAGTTGAGTGTCACCTTGTCACAGGTGACACTAGGAGCAGACAGTGTTTAGAAATTATGCTGTAAGCAAATGGATGTTTAATGCACAGGACTTCCAAAAGAGGATGGATGTTCTGTCAGCCTTGAAGTGTAATTCTTTTTCATACGAAGCTTATATGCATATCTGGCATTTTTTCGGAAGGCACTGGATTGAAAGTGTTTTCACTCCAAATTCCCTGTAACTACAGGTGATGTTGGCAGCCCTTGTGAAATGCTAtgttgtgggtttttgtttgtggtGTTTGTAGCTTTAGTCCGAACAATTAAATCtggaatttttttcagtagttgATAGGCTACCTTACAATAAATCCTGTTTTTTAGGGGAAGACCTGAGATGAATCAGCAGTTGCAGAAAGTGGATTTAATTGAGTGTTGTTTGCGGAGCATAGAGTCTGGAGACTTTTTCTCTAAAAAGCTTTAGTATTCTCATGGTCTGGGACAGTAGCCTGACATTGGCATGTGGCTAAAGGGGTGGGCTGGAGCTGTGTTTTTTGTTATATCTTTGAAGAGGTAGTTCCTTTGAGCCTGCAGGAAATAGTATTTTTGCTAGAGctctttaaaatattcaagTCTATAGATTATCTATGTGATGTATAGGGTAGCATGGATCTGCACAGGGCTTCCTTATCTGTTGCATCTTTGCACTGATAGACACCTGAGCCCTCAGTGGATCTGGTTGTTCAGTTCCGCTATATATTCACTGCTTGTGAATCGAATAGAGCTGGGGATGATGCGGGATTAGTTTCCACCTTCTTCACAAGAACCCAGCTGGGAGTTGAGGGAAGGGTTTGTGGAGGTTAACTCAAAGGTGGAAGTGCTGAGCTGCAAAAGGCAAAGGAGGATGAATGTTGGTAGAGGTGATTTTTGGTGGGAGAGGAGGATTAAGAAATGCTTTGGACATATAATCTGTGTATGGGAGAGAATAAGAGTTCAGCAAAACTGAGTGGCTGTGAGTGGACTAAGGAGTATGATGGGTTATAAGAGCAGGCTGGAGAATATAAATGGGTAAACTCAGGTTTAAGAGTGAGTATTTGGGATTGGAATATGGAAGCAGATTTGGGAAAGATTGTGCTGCTGACCTCAGGACAGCCTCCAGACAAGGACATGAGTAACCTGTTCTATCCGACCTTGCTTTCATCAAGGCACTGGGCTAGAGACGTCAAAGATGTCTTCCAGCCTCAGCCCTTCTGTGGTTTTTATCATCTGTGAGATACCACAAGATGTACTTGGtagggatggaggagggcaagATAGGAAAATCACACTGTTTCAGTGAGTTGTTCCATGAGCAGCAGAACTTGAGAGCTTTGTTACAAGTTTGAGATGTATTTCTTCACTATTGTACTGTTCTTAATCATTCAGGAAACCCCACTTTCCTCTTTATGCCCTTTACTCCACCCATCTGGAAAGAGATGTTGTCATGCCCCATGTGATGGGATGGCTGTCTACTACCCAGCAAGCTGCATGAAAACTGTGTTATCGCAGTCCTTTCCTCTCCAAAACCATAACCTGACTTCTTGTTTTATGAAACGGGGAGATCTTATAAAGACCTTGATCTTTGAGACCCCTCAAACTCAGTTGACATTGATCAACGAGAGCTGGGATGCTGGTAGATGATGTGATGTCACAGGCATTACTCTTagtaaatgaggaaaaattcGTAGAATAACATCTTGAGACATAAGAAAATTACAGGTACATTCTGTGATAATAAAGCCCCGTTAAGTCTGTAGTATTGCACCCAGGAAATGCTCCATTATGGCCCTGCAGATTCCATGCCTAAGCTTCTGAAGAGTTGAAGGgccagccttcttttctcataaATAAATGTATCATTTTCAAtgtaaagaagtatttttttgccacagcttctcttccaGGGATAAATAACTTTGATCCACTAGAGTGGTTAGGTCCCAGCATCCCAGGCCCGTGTCTTTGTTTCTCTGGTTCCTCTTTGGAGGCTGAAGCAGTAATTTATTACTCTACTGCATTATGTGGAACTACTATCCCTCAGGAGCAGTgtattaaaactaaaataatcatgatttttttttgtttttattatttctattcaaagaaaaataataatgagcCTCTTGTGTTTAGCTTGTATATTAAGGGAGCAAGCTACTAGCAGTAAGTAAAAggatttcagtgtatttttttttttcacttttagcaGTGGTCCTTCTCTACTGCACCTGATTAAGGCAATAAAAATACATGAGGCTTAAAACAACCTGACCATTTATGAGCTTACACTTGAGAAGCACGTTCTttaagtctgttttgcctgatGTAGAAGATGACTGCTAATTATGTGTTGTGCAATGTGTGGGTAGCTGAGAAGGGAAGTGGGGAGAGGGCAGAAAAGGATGTGTTTCTGCTGGCAGAGATTATCGACACTCTGGATTTAGatgttttttgctgttattcccccttccttcctcaCAAATCCACAAGAAGAGTCAGCAAACATCTCAGTTTTATATCTTCTTGTTTTACATGATGGGATACATAtatagataaaaaataaaaagctcagGTTGTCCTTTCATGGCCCAATATCCCATTCAAGGGTAGTATTACCAGTCTGCTCATTGTTGTTAAAATACTGGAACTCTTGTTTCCAACTGAGGTTTAATTTCAAAGATGtcctaaaatattttacattgttCCATAGATCAGGGATTTTTtccagggggaagggagggtGATGGAGAATGCAATAAAacccacaaagaaaaaaaaaatacaaaaaagaacCTGACAACAACCTTAGCAGAATTTTTTGTCTGTTAACCTGAGCAAAGGCGACATTTACCTCCTTTCTCAATCTGAAGCACGTGGGATGAGATGCAGACTGATCGCTTGGCTTTCAGGTCAGCCTCCTGTGAACTGCCACGGTTTTCTGTTGAGgtgcttcccttccctccctgaaATGCTGGGTGCACCAGCTAATGGTCAAGGTAGGGCTGCTGTCAGTGTGCCAGAGCCTTTGCCAGGGCGTTGTGCTGGCTGTCTGGggcttttattttaactgaTATGTTCCCTTATATGGTTTAACAGCTCCTACCATGTTGCCATTTCAATTTAGCAAAGTGTGCATGTGTTGCCTTATCCAGCTATTGATATGGAATTAACAATAAGCAGGTGTTGAGCCAGACTGCAAACTGTAGATGCCACAGGGACTGGGACCCCTGAacagagctgttccagtgcaccTCGCGGTTGTTGGCTCATCAGGATAAGgggatattttttgtttgtcatATAGTTTTTACTGAGAAGACACTCTGTGacattgtcttttcttttcccatcacTCCTTTCCAAAGTGGAGTAAGAACAAGCAAAAAGGCAGCTGCTGTGATTTGGGGTCGGAAGTAGGAAGGTGCCTCCTGGTACCATCAAAGGGCCAGTAATTGTGAGCCCATGGCAGTGACTTAGTTTGAAGTGCATCCTCCTGATACTCTATTAAAAGTGAGGGCAGTAAACTATTACCACTGTTCATTTGAGAGCTAGGAATGGAGGCTGGCAATTCTAATTTTATCTGAGAAGCTTTGTTTTCATAGGTGGTAATCTGCTGGGGTTTTCCTTCCCATTGTGATGTGCATCTAATGATTTTCTACTattcatttgaaattaaatgctagttgtgtttcttttcatgtGCTCGAGCAATACATAATTAAATTCTagaatgtgatttttaaaactattgtgggtttgggttttttttgcctccatcccaaaatattatttgaatctttttttccttattttttttccccctcttctagATAATTCCGTATGTTGGGACAATACTTGGTGGCCTTGCTCCTGGAGAGCTGGTTGTGATACATGGGACTGTTCCTGAGGATGCCGACAGGTAGTGGCTATGGTGTCACTTTTTTGCGGTGTCACCTTGTGAGCGAGAATGTAACGGCTGAAGTGTTACCAGGGGTTGTACTTCTGCTGGCACACAAAGGCTTGATCTAAATCCTTGTAACAGGGTCAGAGTGACTACAGGCTTGAGCAGTTAATGAAAGCTTTGTGATGAGAAGTGGAGGATGAActggttttttgctttctactgatcctctcttctctcttttgcctcttttggcatttttttcccttgttgtAGCACTTTGTTGTCTGCCTCTTCTGAGGCTACACAATAAAACACAAGCGTATTGAACTTCCAGGTGATTTCTTGACAGGTGGGCTGAGTGTTGTTTGTCTTATTTTTGTGACTAGGTTCCAGGTGGATTTCCAGTGTGGCAGCAGCATAAAGCCTCGAGCTGATGTGGCTTTTCATTTCAACCCCCGCTTCAAAAGGTCTGGCTGCATTGTTTGCAACACACTGGAGCAAGaaaaatggggctgggaggagatCACTTACGAGATGCCCTTTCAAAAAGGGAAGTCGTTTGAAATTGTCATCATGATTTTAAAGGATAAATTCCAGGTGAGTCTGGGTGGATTCTTGATCTGTAGCCAGCTGTCAGGGCAATAAGAAAAAGGTATTTTGCATACCTAGAGTAAGTAGTTGGATGTCTTGGTTTGTCTGTTACCTAGGGGTAGTCTAACTACAGAAAAGTTGAGAAGCTCTGCTTTAAAGGGATGCTAAATAAAACAGACCTTTAATTTAATATTGTTTCCTTCTAAGTTGGAGGAATAGGCAGGGGTCTTACTGCTAATGGCTACTTCACGCTTTCCTTCCTGTGTGCAAAGGGATAAACTTGTCTTGTGGCTGGTGCAGGACAGTCCTCTTGGAGCTAATATGTGAGATGTATTTCTCTTGCTCTGTTAGAGTGTGGTAATGGTTTCTGTTAGACTGATGATACTATGCTGGTAAATGTTTAGGTGATAGAAACAAAAGGTGTGAAATGGAAATTTTAGCATAGGCAAATAAATCTCCTTCATAGCAGTGGAAAAAGAGACATGAATGATGGTTTAGCTGAACGTAGTTGCTTTGAAATTTCCTGGACACTCCTGAGTTCTGTACCAAACTGGTATAAAACTGATAAGTGTACAATTTGATACATGGCTGATGAAATGCATGTTTAATACAATTTTCCTGGTTTGTTTCCTGTCTCTCTAGGTTGCTGTAAACAAGAAGCACGTACTACTatacaaatacagaattaaCCTTGGAAGAATTGATACGCTTGGAATATATGGCAAAGTGCAGATTAGAACTATAGAATTTGTTTCTAAAGTAAGTTTAGATTTTGTTTCTAATGTGAGTTATGTAGACAGCTGACTTgctcaatttcttttctttgtcttgctGAACTACAGAGTAGGATTTATggtggaaaggagggaaagaaatgcagattttctttcccctgcaTTTCAACATGTTAGTATCATGTGATGATCTCTGTCTTTCCGTTTTATTCTTGAGGTTAGGGGCAAAAGGGTGACAAAGTTCACAGCTTATGAAGTTAAGGGAACAGGCGGTATAAGAACTGACGACACCAGATCTAGGAATGGATCAGACTTTTGAACTATTACAGGAGCACCAATTTGAACTCTCCATTTTCAGGGCTTGGAAATGACAAGTTCAGTCGTGGGCGTAAATTGCTGTTTGGCTTCCAAATGTCACGTTTGTCCACAGCTGGAACTGCTTGTGCACATAGCCCTGTTTTTCCTGGTAAAATGACTGCATTGTTGAATTCTCAAAGACTTGGTGGCTTGATTTGCACTTGGACTAAACTGTAATGAACATAAACTGAAAGCAGGGCTGTGCTTCCTCTCAGCTGCCCTCTCTGCTTGATAAAGTTAACTAACAGTGAGAAGCTGAAGAACATTTTCGCCTGTGCAGCAGGGGAGATTATTCTGCTCTGGAAGGGTGAGCctttcagagcagaaacagaaagTGGTAAATTACAGGGAGATACAGAAGGTGTGAatgccttttccctttcttcctgccACTCACTAAGGCAGCCTGCGTAATCCTGTGTAAGATGTCTGGGTCTCTTCTGCCCCATCCTCATGACAGTGTGGGCAAGCCTTGCATCTCTTGTTGCCAGATATCAGGTCTAACTTGGGTCAGCAGGTGAATAAATCTGTTAATAGAAGGTGGAAATTTGGACCTGAATGAAGCAGGGTTAAAGTTTTAAAGATCTGTGCGGTCACTCATTGTTTGTAAAGCCCACGTACAGACTTTTATGGACCCAATCCCTTGGCTCGGGTCTTGTTGTGAGAATTCTGTTACTTCAGAGTAGTGTGAGTGCTGGTCTTGGAGGCCTGACCCTGAGGAGAGCCTGGGGGCTAACAGGTGCTGTAGGttgattttttccccaagcaAAACCCAGAAGGATATTGCTTGATACTGTGGTTGCTGATGCTGTATCCTTTGGGATGAAagtattggagaagggcagttatttcctttttgtctttgcttctaGTATACTCTTCTGAGGAGGAAGGTGGAGGCTTGTATTGTAATAAACAAGCTGCAGGGCTTGCTGGAACTGTATCTCTGCATGGCCATGTTGCTCATCCATCCTTCccatgggaagggacagggatgcaggggctgCTTAGAATCCCAGTGGCCCCTGCCTGGACCTGCCCTGCTGGTATTCCTGCCCCAGTGAGGAAGGCTCAGTGGGTGCCCTTAGATGCTAAGGGGGTTAACAGTGCTCTGATTAAGCGTCAGAGTGTAATGAAGTGGTCTTAGAAATCTCAATTTGGCTTCAGCAATTGATCTTCAGGACTTTTCCTTGGTCTGTAGGGATGCGGCTGTCTTTTTCTTGACCATAGCCCTAGGTTTCCATGTTAACAGTTCACCCTCCAGAGCAGCACAGATCCTTATGTGGTTTTAAGCCAACCTTATGTCCAAGTTGTTTGATGTTAGCAGTGACATCTAAATATCTCTCTTTCTGCAGCCTATACAAGGCTCTCAGCCATTATCTCTAGGAGTAACCAAGGAAAACGCAGAAAATGTACGTATGTTTGTAAAAGGTTGAATGACTCCCGTGTTGTCTGATAAGCTGGTTGATGttgcttgttttctcttgtaGGGGGATATGCCGGATGGTTCACAATTTGTAAGTATCTTATGTAGATTTGTGGCAAATGTgaagagtaaaaaaataaaacccaaaataaaaccacctCAGTTCATGAAAAACCATGCACAGAACAGGGGAATTGACAATCTCCTGGGAGACGATCCTCAGAGAGGGATTGTAGAGAGaaaccctctttgctcctgcTAAGTGCAATTGAGGCTGTTTGTTAAACCATTCAGGATACCCAAAAGATAAACACAGCATCCACAGGCATagggagagaaataaaaagtgaGGTACCTGAAGTTTTAAAGGAccaaatcacattaaaaaattcATCAAATAAGCATTCTTGGTTTTCTCTGCCTTAGAGAATACCTGCATAACAATTGTGTTCTGCTGTCATGTTACCCCAAAAGGCCTGATGTTAATACGCATGTCTTAATGTATTGGGCTACATCTTCCCCTTGCTGGCAGATCCATGCTTACCCTGAACACATTTCAGGTGGCTGGATGCAAGCATCACACCTTCGGGTTGGAGCTGGCATGCAGTTAGCCTGAAGCATCAAGAGAGTAAGTGCTCACATTTTTGCAGCAGCTGTACAGGTGGACAGTGTCCAGACCAAACTCAGACTGAAAAGGGATTGGAAGCCAGGAACATGTATAACCAGGATTTGTGATGGCTTCAGTGGTACTGTAAAGGAAAACCCCAGCATGTTGTTATGTTCATCTCAGGGTGACTTTTCCATTGTAGTATTGATATCCCAGCTTAAGTTGGTAGGAATAGCTTTAGCTGTTGAGATAGGCAATTGTAGGCCAGATTTCTTCTGGCTACAGTAAAGCTCAGCTTATGTATTGAAAGAAGTAAGTCAGAGTGAAAATTTTTACTGTTGGTGTACTTACAGGGAGTCCCGTACACTGGGAAACTTGATGCTCCACTTCATCCAGGAGCCACAATTGCCATTAGAGGTGAAGTGAATAATAATGCAAAGAGGTGAGTGTTCCT
This genomic window contains:
- the LGALS8 gene encoding galectin-8 isoform X4, producing MSLNGPQKTINNPIIPYVGTILGGLAPGELVVIHGTVPEDADRFQVDFQCGSSIKPRADVAFHFNPRFKRSGCIVCNTLEQEKWGWEEITYEMPFQKGKSFEIVIMILKDKFQVAVNKKHVLLYKYRINLGRIDTLGIYGKVQIRTIEFVSKGDMPDGSQFGVPYTGKLDAPLHPGATIAIRGEVNNNAKSFAIDLKSNDLKDIALHLNPRVKNKDFVRNSYLHDSWGEEEREVANFPFSPGMYFELIIFCDAHQFKVAVNGVHTLEYKHRFKQLEKINVVAIRGDVLLLDVRSW
- the LGALS8 gene encoding galectin-8 isoform X1, encoding MSLNGPQKTINNPIIPYVGTILGGLAPGELVVIHGTVPEDADRFQVDFQCGSSIKPRADVAFHFNPRFKRSGCIVCNTLEQEKWGWEEITYEMPFQKGKSFEIVIMILKDKFQVAVNKKHVLLYKYRINLGRIDTLGIYGKVQIRTIEFVSKPIQGSQPLSLGVTKENAENGDMPDGSQFGVPYTGKLDAPLHPGATIAIRGEVNNNAKSFAIDLKSNDLKDIALHLNPRVKNKDFVRNSYLHDSWGEEEREVANFPFSPGMYFELIIFCDAHQFKVAVNGVHTLEYKHRFKQLEKINVVAIRGDVLLLDVRSW
- the LGALS8 gene encoding galectin-8 isoform X2 gives rise to the protein MSLNALKKTINNPIIPYVGTILGGLAPGELVVIHGTVPEDADRFQVDFQCGSSIKPRADVAFHFNPRFKRSGCIVCNTLEQEKWGWEEITYEMPFQKGKSFEIVIMILKDKFQVAVNKKHVLLYKYRINLGRIDTLGIYGKVQIRTIEFVSKPIQGSQPLSLGVTKENAENGDMPDGSQFGVPYTGKLDAPLHPGATIAIRGEVNNNAKSFAIDLKSNDLKDIALHLNPRVKNKDFVRNSYLHDSWGEEEREVANFPFSPGMYFELIIFCDAHQFKVAVNGVHTLEYKHRFKQLEKINVVAIRGDVLLLDVRSW